One Rosa chinensis cultivar Old Blush chromosome 3, RchiOBHm-V2, whole genome shotgun sequence DNA window includes the following coding sequences:
- the LOC112194590 gene encoding tetratricopeptide repeat protein 5 isoform X1: MKSNPDLYFNCATVNKYLENYEMALTGFDAAALKDPGLNATKEVQKIVNLLDKLDNLLRGHARSKRLASLASSLAVVNCMPPYSFM; the protein is encoded by the exons ATGAAATCTAATCCAGACCTATACTTTAACTGTGCTACT GTAAACAAATATCTAGAAAACTATGAAATGGCCCTTACTGGATTTGATGCTGCTGCTTTAAAGGATCCTGGTCTCAATGCTACCAAAGAGGTTCAAAAGATTGTTAACCTTCTTGACAAGCTAGATAATTTGTTAAGG GGACATGCCAGATCTAAACGACTTGCATCTTTAGCATCATCTCTGGCTGTGGTAAATTGTATGCCACCTTACTCTTTCATGTAG
- the LOC112194590 gene encoding tetratricopeptide repeat protein 5 isoform X2 encodes MKSNPDLYFNCATVNKYLENYEMALTGFDAAALKDPGLNATKEVQKIVNLLDKLDNLLRGHARSKRLASLASSLAV; translated from the exons ATGAAATCTAATCCAGACCTATACTTTAACTGTGCTACT GTAAACAAATATCTAGAAAACTATGAAATGGCCCTTACTGGATTTGATGCTGCTGCTTTAAAGGATCCTGGTCTCAATGCTACCAAAGAGGTTCAAAAGATTGTTAACCTTCTTGACAAGCTAGATAATTTGTTAAGG GGACATGCCAGATCTAAACGACTTGCATCTTTAGCATCATCTCTGGCTGTG TGA